The Anolis sagrei isolate rAnoSag1 chromosome 6, rAnoSag1.mat, whole genome shotgun sequence genome includes the window CAAAGGCTAAATCGCAACAGAGGTGAAGTGCTGGCAAGTTCAAGTGTAGGTTCAGCTGTAATCTTTCTGCACAATTTGCTGATTGAGTTACATTAATTACTACAAAGTTGATatgtttctaattaagaaaataaaaccCCTTGTGATGAGCAAACCACATGGAGCGGCTATAGAGGAAACCACAAAAGAATTGTATATACAATAAAGAGTATATGAAACCTatctctatatattattatattatacatattgaCAATCTTATATGGGATTGGTTTAATCTCTGGTTTCTTAAACTGAACTACCATGTCACAAAAGGATGCACGTCTAAAGAGTGTGTAACCaaaatgaaaagtttggaaagtggTATTTAGGTCAAATGCCACTATTGTCTCCAGTGAAAATCTATATATATGTAGGTCTGAACTCTCACAGAAGCTCTTTCAACACTCCATGCTTTCAtggggcttctccccagtgtgagtcctctgatgggaacgtagatttccactctgagtgaagctctgtccacactctaagcatttatagggtttctccccagtgtgagttctttgatgtctatgtagatttcCCTTCTgggcaaagctctgtccacactccaggcatttatagggtttcttccCACTGTGTGTCCtctgatgtgaatgtagatttccACTCTGAGCGAAGCTCTGTCCATATTctaagcatttatagggtttctccccagtgtgagtcctttgatgggaatgtagatttccactctgagtgaagctctgtccacactccaggcatgtatggagtttctccccagtgtgaatcctttgatgtttacgtagGTCTCCATCCTCAGTGAAAATccgtccacactccagacatttataaggtttctccccagtgtgagttctttgatgtgaatgCAGGCTTTCATTGCGagcaaagctcttcccacactcctggcatgtatagggtttctccccaatatgagtcttttgatgtctatgtagacttccactctcagtgaaactctgtccacactccagacatttatagggtttctccccagtgtgagtcctttgatgtctatgtagatgtccactctcagtgaaactctgtccacactccagacatttataaggtttctcaccagtgtgaatcctttgatgtctatgtagaagtccactctcagtgaagctctttccgcactccatgcattcatagggtttctccccagtgtgagtcctttgatgtgaacgtagatttctaCTGTGAGTGAAgatctgtccacactccaggcatgtatagggtttctccccagtgtgagccctttgatgtgaacgtagacttccactgtGAGTgtagctctgtccacattctaggcacttatagggtttctctccagtgtgaatcctttgatgtttacgtagacTTCCAACCTCAGTGAAGCTCCATCCACACTCTaagcatttataaggtttctccccagtgtgagttctttgatgtgaatgtaggtTTTCACTGCGGgcaaagctcttcccacactccaagcagttaaagggcttctccccggtgtgagtcctttgatgtttacgtagacttccactctcagtgaaactctgtccacactccagacatttatagggtttctctccagtgtgaatcctttgatgggaacgtaggtCTGAACTACAAGTGaacctctttccacactccaggcatttgtaaGGTTTCTCgccagtgtgaattctttgatgtctTTGTAGATGTCCCTTCTGAGTgaaactcttcccacactccaagcatgtatAGGATTTCACCCCAGTGTGCATCTTTTGATGTGATCGTAGacctgaactctgagtgaagctctgtccacattcaagacatttatagggtttctgtccagtgtgaattctttgatgtgaatgtagatttcccttctgagtgaagctctgtccacactccaggcatttaaatggtttctccccagtgtgaatcctttgatgtttatgtagatgTCCCCTCCgagagaagctctgtccacactccaggcatttatagggtttctctcccatgtgagtcctttcatgtcgCTGAAAAGAATTCCTCcaactgaaactctttccacactccaggcattgagATGCTTTCTCCTTCATATTAACAGTGATATGGGTGTTTAATTGCAACACAGAAACTTGActcttcctgttttcttttcGTGTAAGACAGGTCACAAATTCAGCAACGTCCTCACCTTGAGATGATTTCTTCATACATTCCTGGTTTCCTTCCTCAACCCAAGAGGCGGCTCCATAGAATCCTCAtttccctggtcaagaaagaagcaaaaggtcAAGCGTTGGGGCCAAAAATGTGTAAAGTGAGTTTCACAAATTAGAATGGGTTACTGAGGAAtgtaaagagaaaagggaggagggagcgaagaGGAGCAGAAAGGAGTGAAGGAATGTAGATAGACAGTGGTTGTGGAGTGCCGGGAAAAGACATCTGGGTGAAAGGTGGAAAGAGATCAAGTTCACCTGAAAAGATGGGAGTGGGAAGAAGACGTGAGCAGAATGGGAAGAAATGGCTTTCAGAATTGCGCAGAAAGAATAGTTATGCTTTGCTTTGGAACAAAGAGAACACAAGGGATTGTTGACAGAACAAAAGGGAAAACAAGAGGGTGTTTGTgagcagaaagagagaggcaTTGGAGCAGAGGTGACAAGCTCTGAGgagaaaaacaggaaggaaggttTTGATAtcatgtgtatgcatgtgcatcTCGGCATCAGATTGAGACTATAAGATCCATGATCGAGAGGCAGAGAAACGTGGCACTTTTCTTGACGCTATCTTTGGCTCCTGACACCAACCCCCTTTCTGCCATCGCAGCCTTCCTGGTACTCTTGGCCTTGTGTGCCTATGGtagcagctggcgcacaaatttgagttgtgcaaaggccctcctggcctctgctgacacctgagcatcaagcgacagcgttgagtgcaggagaacccccaagctacgtacctgcaccttcagggggagtgtaaccttgtcaagcacaggttgccacccaataccccggtcagccccgcgactgaccaggaggacctctgccttatctggattaagcttcaacctattagtcctcatccagtccatcacagccgtcagacactggttcaaggtctgggaggcttccttggaatacggtggaaatgagtagtagagttgggtgtcatctgcgtacagatggcgcCCAACTCCAAACCTCCGGataacctcacccagtggttcatgtagatattaaaaagcatgggggatagaatggaaccttgcgggaccccacaggtcaaaggccacgaTCTGAGCAGGTattccccagcttcaccaactgggagtgGCCCTCCGggaaggagcggagccactgcagagcaatgcacccaagacccattccggagagccaccccagaaggataccatggtcgatggaatcgaaagccgctgagatgtccagaagaaccaacagggacacattccccctgtcaagctctcttccgtggtcatccaccaaggcgaccaaagccgtctcagtaccatAGCCAGGTCTAAAACCAAACTgcgatgggtttttttaaaaattaatataatctggccctccaacattttgaaggactgtgacctggccctctgttcaaaaggtttgagaacccctgacttaggtgaagggttagaaggcatgatcatcaagtttacagatggcaccaaattgggagaaatagccaagactccagaagacaggagcaggattcaaaatgatcttgacagattagagagatgattggccaaaagtaacaaaacgaagttcaatgaggacaaatgcaagatactccactttggcagaaaaaatcaaatgaatggggaacaatgcctggtttgagagcagtacgtgtaaaaaagatcttggagtcctcatggacaacaagttaaacaagttAGTGTTCCGATCCAGGGAAGTCCCTGTGGACTACTTTATGTTGGTAAAACAAGCAGTGGCTTAAAAACTAGAATTCTTGAACATCGCTCTCGTATCAAAAACAAAGCTTCAGACTCTACTCTCTACTCACACTTCATAGAAAAATCTCATTCATATACTAGTTTTAAATTCTGTGCTTTAGAAAGAATAATCACAAAGCCTCATGGAGATCAAAATAGCACTTTACTTCAGAGAGAAGCATTTTGGatctctaaactacaaacagtACAGCAACAAGGGTGAAATGACAAATTAGAGCTCACTTGCTTTCTGTAATCACCGGTAACAAACTGATATCCTTAAAAGGGAGTAACCTCTTGTATCTTATTGCTCGCGATTGAAAACAGAAACAGGCTACATTATATTGAAGTTTCTTTGCAGTAAGTAAATTCCTTTTTTTTGTGTATATAAGAATTTTCAAAATATAACAGGGTGCCACTTTGCATATCTATTGTTTTGTCCCTTCTAAATTTAGTAAAAACCACAGAAGTACTATTACCATTGATTTAATGAAAGAAGAGAATTTGGTTCTTGAAACAAGGACACAAAGCGCCCGAGGAACCTTGATGTGGACTCTCGAGTTGGCTGAAAGCAACACGAACTGTTTCCAGTTTTGATACTTTCAAGTTTGTGGACTACAACGTGAACTTTTGTTGTAACATTATGGACATATTCTCAAGTGGACTAAACACAATGTGAACTGCCTTTACGTTTGATATGTTCATTGATGGATATGTCCTATGAAATTATGTCGTAAAccatatatattttgtttgtgtCACTATTGAAGTTACTTAAATTTGTACCTATGCTGAAGCTTATTTAAATAGGACAACTGCTTATTTAcaacctattgatgcaggccaaaatcctattggctttttttgccgctgcatcacattgttggctcgtgcttaacttgctgtccacaaggactccaatattttttcacacgtactgctctcgagccaggcctcatcatcccccattgtgtatctttgcatttcgttttttctgtctaagtggagtctcttgcatttatcactgttgatttacaactttatttcttttctacTTAAAGCTGAAGactcgtgtgtttttcttttatgagttacTTTATCACACACAGAGTTACAAGGGCTAGAGTAAGTCTGCGGGCTACTTATGCTCAACGCTGGCAGTGCTTCGGTCCACGGATGTCACGCTCCCTCTCTATTCTGTGCAGCCCTGGTCAGGCCATATGACCTGGAGTCACCCTGCATCCAAATCTGGGctctgcaattgaagggagaggttgacttgAAGATGGAAGAATGCGTCCAGAGGAAAAGGGCCACTCAAAGGTCAGGAGAACAAACCCagtgaggagcggcttgaagagctgggcatgttcagcctgcagaagagaaggctgagaggagacaggatggggGCAACATGTCAAGAGGTGAGACCGGGGAAGTCATGGAGGAAGGAGCAGGTCTCCTTccggctgccctggagactaagatgcaatggagccatggcttcaaactgcaggaaaggaaggagattccacctcaacacactctctttctctctttctgccccttgtggagtgtggtagaggttccttccttctttggaggctttgactcagaggctggatggccgtctgtcgggggtgctttgaatgcccttctcctgcttcttgacagaagggggttggactggaggatggcccaccaggtctcttccaactctagcattctatatatatgtgtgtgtgtcacaaaAATGTAATATggagatttgataaatgtggatttgatatcaTGATATGCGGGAGTGAATGGAAGAATGTGTGGACGGAGGTCACGTGATGAAAATGTATTAAGAAGTgatgatggaggatgatgagcaacgattttagtgtgacgactgaccatgatagttattgattgtaattaataactgttttaatgttttactgttttaatgttttactgtaatatgtattatgatgttttatagattgtatgtgatattatggttggaaaccggtctgagttccccaagagaggtgagaaggccgggatacaaaacttttaaataaataaataataaaattaatgatAATAAAAACCGTGTTGAAAAAACTGAtgacagaggctgaatggccatctgcggggagggcttggatggtgctttGGAGGGGAAGACTGGGTGGccatgggggagggagggggggtctCTTCCGCCCTTGTCCTGTTTCCAGGCCAAGGAAGAGGGAGAGCTcgcagcccttcttcctttcccttcattctcttccttGGCCTGAAGTgaggccctccctccctcgccccccTCCCAGGAGACCTCTCCCCACAGTCTCCTGTGGGACCCCCCTCTCCCCTCCaacccccccttccttcctcccagccTCAGGGGACTCTTTAACTGAAgaaagaggctgaatggccatctgcggggagggcttgggtggtgccttGCAGGGGAAGACTGGGTGGccatgggggagggaggggggtctcttctgtccttccttggggggggggtcttccttttccttcccttccctccttggcCTACAGTGAggcccctcctccctctccctccctggaggAGACCTCTCCCCACAAAAGCCTCCTTTGGGACCCCCCTCTCCCCTCCAAagcccccctccaacccccccccccttcctcccagCCTCAGgggaccctctctctctctctctcgcacagACACTttggctttccctccctccctccctccgggtgtttgggACTCCGATTCCCGGCCTTCCTCACAGCCTGCCTCTCTCAGgcctctccctttcccccctcagccgcgtCAGCCGAAAAGGCCTGGGAccgtgaggaatgctgggagccgGAGCCCGAAACACCcttagagaaggagggagggagggaccctTTTCGCCTGCGCCGGGGGTGCCACTCCCACAGTCCCTTAcctgcttccctctcccttcgGCCGCCATTCcggccttccctttccctttcccgccctctcctcctccggAAGTGAGCTCTGAGGAAAGCGCCCCGCCCTGATGCTCCGCCGCCGCCTCTCTAGGAAGCGGAGTCCTCCCATCTCGCTGGACTTCCGCCTGGCGTcaacatggaggaggaggaggatctccGCCTGCTTGTGGGCGGGGCTTCACCTGCCCGAGAAGCTTCAGGCCTCCAGCCCCTCCTCGCAACCCGTCAATCAAAACCGGAGAGAAGGCAGCCAATGGGGGGCGTCCACGCGACGGAGCGTCACGGGCTTGGCCAATGGGAGGCGGGggaggggcttcttcttcccGGGCGGGAAAGCAGTTGGTGACGTCACTCCCTCTCCCTCCGAGACAGAAGAGGAGGCCtccagggggcggggccagggggGCTTGCAAGCTGTCAATCCGAAGTGGAGAGCGCCAGGCAGCCAATGGGGGGCGTCCACGCGACGGAGCGTCACGGGCTCGGCCAATGGGAGGCGGGggaggggcttcttcttcccGGGCGGGAAAAAAGGGGGTGACGTCACTCCCTCTCCCTCCGAGACGGGAGAGGAGGCCTTCAGGGGGCGGGGCTAGGGGGGCTTGCAAGCTGTCAATCCGAACTGGAGAGCGCCAGGCAGCCAATGGGGGGCCTCTACGCGGCGGAGCGTCCCGGGCTCGGCCAATGGGAGGGCGAGGAGGGCCGTgaaaggggcggggcggggcTCCTTCTCGGACGGGTCTCctcagcagagagagagaaagagagagaggtgtgTATCTCATCCGGGTTCCCTCAGGccactgactgactgactgactgacttctctctctccctgtttCCCCCTCCGCCCTCTCCGCCAGGCCTGGCTCAGGTggggccctccctcccttcggGCTCTGAGGAGAGATTTTGGAGGGAGCCCAAGACCAAAGCAcctgagggagagagggagggaggagggcccAGCTAGGCCCAGGCCTCTTCCCAAGGGGCCCTCAGGGGCCACGGGGCCCgcagccctcccccctcccacggCTCTCTTTCCTGACATGTTCTTTCTGCTCCCAGTCTCCTCTCGTCCTCTCTCTCTAATATCTTGGGTATATTTTCATCAAACCTTTCTCCATGTATTTGTTCTgtataggtaggtaaaggttttcccctgacattaagtccagtcatgtctgactctggggtgtggtgctcatctccatttctaagccaaagagccagcgttgtccgtagacacctccaaggtcatgtggccagcatgactgcatggagcgccgttaccttcctgctggagcggtacctattgatctactcacatttgcatgttttcgaattgctaggttggcagaagcaagggctgacagcggaagctcacgccgctccccagaatcgaacctgcgacctttcaatcaacaagctcagcagctcagtgctttaacccactgcgccaagtCCTCAAATGCCTCTCtgagagccgccgcaaactaggctcctgcgggagcaaaccttgcgagCACGTCCTTGACATCATGAGACTgtgcctctctctccgcccctttctccatgctagAGAAGAAAAAcactggtttttcctttgctagggcagcattccCAGCGTTCTCTCTCAGTTGAagtctgccaactgagagagtacgctggcaatgctgcgctagcaaaggaaaaaccacgctggcacggagaaaggggtggggcgagaggcggagtctcgtgacgtcagggacgtgctggcaaggtttgctcccgcaggagcctagtttgcgacgggtcttattTCCTTACTTGAATTtgcctttttattatatttattccttAACTGGGTgactcttcttttctctctctctctaatatgtccacgggaagggtggaCAGAGAGGGGGAAACAGAGAgagaacacccttcccgtggacatcagactggcacctTCCCTGATGGTCTTCCgcagaaaattaaaaacttgcctgtttaagaaggcgttcgaacaagaagtgcaatgattggtaaggacgataggaatggaataacggaaaataatactggattgtggtttggacaatgagacgacgcggaatggcttttgtagtaattgatgatgttgttgatgataatgttgttgttaatgCTGGACTGTGGATTGTTTTAGACTGTGCCTTGATTTTTGAACcctgttttttctatgttgtacaccgctgtgagtcgccttcgggctgagaacagcggtatataagcaaagtaaataaaataataaatttctcttttgcatttttcaaataaTAGTTGTGATTTAAAGTGCAGACGGTGGctgttgagttgttgtaggttttttcgggttatatggccatgttctagaggcattctctcctgacatttcacctgcatctatggcaagcatcctcagaggttgtgaggtctgttggaactaggaaaaggggtttatatatttgtggaatgatgaccagggtgggacaaaggact containing:
- the LOC137097409 gene encoding zinc finger protein 420-like, which translates into the protein MKKSSQGEDVAEFVTCLTRKENRKSQVSVLQLNTHITVNMKEKASQCLECGKSFSWRNSFQRHERTHMGEKPYKCLECGQSFSRRGHLHKHQRIHTGEKPFKCLECGQSFTQKGNLHSHQRIHTGQKPYKCLECGQSFTQSSGLRSHQKMHTGVKSYTCLECGKSFTQKGHLQRHQRIHTGEKPYKCLECGKRFTCSSDLRSHQRIHTGEKPYKCLECGQSFTESGSLRKHQRTHTGEKPFNCLECGKSFARSENLHSHQRTHTGEKPYKCLECGWSFTEVGSLRKHQRIHTGEKPYKCLECGQSYTHSGSLRSHQRAHTGEKPYTCLECGQIFTHSRNLRSHQRTHTGEKPYECMECGKSFTESGLLHRHQRIHTGEKPYKCLECGQSFTESGHLHRHQRTHTGEKPYKCLECGQSFTESGSLHRHQKTHIGEKPYTCQECGKSFARNESLHSHQRTHTGEKPYKCLECGRIFTEDGDLRKHQRIHTGEKLHTCLECGQSFTQSGNLHSHQRTHTGEKPYKCLEYGQSFAQSGNLHSHQRTHSGKKPYKCLECGQSFAQKGNLHRHQRTHTGEKPYKCLECGQSFTQSGNLRSHQRTHTGEKPHESMEC